The genomic segment ATCTCGGTCACCGTCTCGGTCAGTGACTCGGTCGGCGAATCCGTCGACTGGGCCGTCTCGGGTTCGGCGTCCGTCGGTTCGACGGTGGCAGTCTGCGTTTCAGTTTGCGTCTCGGTCGTTGTGGCCGTCTGTGTGTCGGTCCGCGTTTCCGTTTCCGTGTCGGCCGTCTCGGTCTGCGTCTCCGTCGACCCCGACTGCGTGCCCGTCGTCGTCGTCTCGGCCGGTTCGGCTTCGCTCTCGGCGTCGTCGCCCTCGCCGTCGTCCTCAGCGTCGTCGCTCTCGTCGGATTCCGTCGGTTCCTCGGTCGCCAGCGGGTTCGGCTCGAAGAACTGCCAGAGGCCGGTGTAGCCGTGCTGGGCGTTCGTCGCTAGCTCCTCGTAGCGCGCCCGCTTGGAGAACGAGTGGTCGGACACCTGCGCGTGGCCCTGTTGGACCAACTGCTCGTTCAGCGTGTCGCCGCCGGCGTCGAGGTAGACGAGGAGCCGACCCTGCGAGTCGCGGCGGTCGGCCGCGGAGTCGACGCGAATCGTCACGCGTTCGCCCGCCACTCGCTCGCGCGTGAAGTCGGTCGCCTCACTGACCCACTCGTCGAGCCACTCCTCGCCGCCGTCGTCTGTGGGCATCCCCTCGAAGTCGTCGTCCTCGTACTGCCCGTCCGGCGCTTCGACGCCGACGAGTCTGACCTCGTCGACGCTCCCGTCGGGGAACTCGACTCGCAGCGTGTCCGCCTCCACCACTTCGACCACCGTCACGGTCCACTCGGTCCGGTTCGCGTCGTCCGGGGACGAATCGGACGTGGACGTCGCGCCGGGCGTCGCGGTCGTGGTCGCGTTGGACGTCGAGGTCATCGTCCCGTTGTCGGCGCTGTCGTTCGTGCTCTCCGGTGCGGCGTTCGACTGCGCGCCGGTGTCCGTGTCCGCCGACGAATCGTCGTCGTCGGAGGCGTCGTCGTTAGAGTCGTTAGAGTCGTTAGAGTCGTCGTCGCTCGAGTTGTTAGAATCGTCGTTAGAGCCGCTAGAGCCGTTAGAGTCGTTAGAGTCGTCGTCGGAGGCGTCGTCGTCTGAGTTATCGTTAGCGTCGTCACCGGAGTCCGCAGACGCGTCTGTCGGTGAACTCGTCCCCGCGTCCGCTTCGTCGCTCGCACCACCGCCCTCCTCGCTCGCTTGCGCGGTCTCACCCTCGGCGGCCGCCTGCTGCGCGTCGGTGGCGACGTCCGTCGTCGAAGCCGTTCCCGAGTCGGTCGCCGTCTGTGCGTTCGCCGTGGAGACTTGCGTCTTGACGTCGCTGTCGTTGGAGGATTGCGGTCCCGCAGACGTGCACCCCGCCGTGATGAGCAGGAGAGCGACTGCGAGCGCTGCTAGCCGGGACATGCTGTACCCGACCGACTCCCCCGCGGACCATATAATTCAGCATAATCTCTGGTGATATAATGTCTCGTTATACACACAGTCAATTTTTACAGTATAAATTATCGTCGCGGGCGGCTGTTCCCGTTTCAAGAGTGTGGATTAACGAACAGTTTTCGGCGGTCCCTCGACGGTACTCGCTCCGCCCGCCGACAGACCGCCGTCCGGGCCGTCGTTCGGCGCGGACTCGATGCGGGGCCCGTCCCACCCGCGCCGACTACGCCAGCGTCACCGTCGGCATGTCGAGGAACGCCGTCTCGTACCCCTCGTGGCGGGCGACCTGTGGCGGCGTCTCGACGCGCAGTTCCGCCGTCTCGCCGTCCGCAAGTCCGGGCGCCGGCGCCCCGTAGTGGAACCCGAGCTCGGGGTCCAGTCCGGCGCCCAACGGGCCGTCGAACGACGCCCCGCCGTCGATACTCGCCTCCAGCGCCATGCCGGGGAGGACCAGTCCGTTGTGCGGCGTCCGCGGGGAGACGACGACGTACGGGTCGTCGCCGAACCGGTCGGCGGAGACGACGCTTCCGAGGAACGCCGCGTCGCCGCTGGTACCGCGTCCCAGCGACGCGCCGGGGAGGGTTTCGGGGGCCCGTCCGACCGGAATCGTCGCCATCTCCATCGGTCTGACCGCGCCGCGTTCGCCCTGCCTGTCCGCCAGCGACTCCGACGTGATGTCGTTCAGCGTCCGCGTGGCGAACTCCAAGGCGACGGTTCCGGTCGCCGGGTCCGCGAACCGCCCCGCGAACGACCCGAAGCGGTTCGCGTCGAGGCCGCCGACGCTGACTTCTACCTCGTACGTCCCGTCGCCGTCGAGCGGAAAGTTCGCGCCGTAGTGGACGCCCATCCGCTGGGAGAGCATCGGGTAGACGACTTCTTGACTCACGAGTTCGCCCTCGCGACGAATGGCGACCGACAGTCCGGTGTTCGGGACGACCAGTCCCGTCTCGGGTTCCCACACCGACACCATCAGGTGGACGCTGTCCTCTGCCGTCGCCGCGACGCGCTTCGTGACGAACGCGCCGTCGTCTCGCTCGACGACCCAGAACCGGTGCGGATAGGAGTACGTCACCGCGGCCCGCAGGTCGCCGACGGCCGTCGTTCCCGCCATCTCCATCGAATCCACGTGCGTCGGGACGTAGACGGCCGCCGGCCGGTCGGCGACGACGGGCGGTTCCCTGCTCCGCCGTTCCAGCAGGTCGGGAACGCCGATGCACCCGGCGAGACTCCCGACTCCGGCCGCTCCCGCGGCGGAGAGAAATCGTCGTCGGTCCATGCAGGTTCGCAGACGGTTGCGCGATATACCCCTTCTGGTGTACGTGGCGAACCGCGGTGGACACACTCTTGACCACCGGCCTCGGAGCCTCCGTATGGACGCAGAGAGTCGGTCGCCCCTCGACTGGAAGTTCGCGGCGGCGGGGTTCGCGCTGCTCGTCGTCGGGGTGGGCGTGGTGACCGAACGCCCCCTGCTGTCGCTCGGAGCGGCGTCCCTCCTCCTCCTCGCACTCTCGTTGGTCTACCCGTTCGCCCGGTTCGCGGGCGAGACGAACCCACGAGAGGGTCGGCGGTAACCGCCGCCCTCGGGCGGTCCGACTCGCCCGGCGAACGCGACCGAATCGCTCGCGAACGTCCGTCTCGCCGACGCTCGCCGGCCCCCAAGAGTTATCCTGACCGAACGTTCAGTTGAAGCATGGAGCGGAACTCACGGAAACGGCCGTGGCTCGCTGCCGCCCTCGGGACGCTCGCGACGGGGGCCGGCCACGTCTACCTCCGCCGGTGGAAGCGGGCGTTCGGGTGGTTGGCAGTCGCCGTCGCCGCCGCCGTGTTGCTCGTTCAACCGGCGGAGATGCAGGCGTTCGTCGACGGGACCGGCCCAGTCGAACCGCTGTACCCCGTTCTCTCCATCGTTCTCGCGAGCGCGTTCGACGCGTATCTGGTCGCTCGCGCCCAGAACGAGGCCGCTCGCCGCGCCGTCGAACCCGACGGAACCATCACGCACTGTCCGCAGTGCGGGAAGGAACTCGACGGCGACATCGACTTCTGTCCGTGGTGTACCGCCGAACTCGACGAGTTCCGCGTCGCCGACGCTCCGGAGTGAACTGAGAGCGACCGCCGACTCACTCCTCTGGGAGGAGACCCGCCCCGGCGGCGATTCGCTCCGGGTCGTCCAGGTCCCGTGCCAGTCGCTCGCGCCGCGCTTCCAGTTCTCGGTAGGCCTCCGTCCCGGTGTCGCCCCGGAACGCGGTCATCTTCGCGACGACGGAGAGATATCGACGGGCCTGCTCCGACCGCGGCGTCAACAGGTCTTCGACCGCTTCGGCCAACTCCGTCGCCGTCACCGGCTTTCTGACGTACCGGTCGAACGGCACCGACAGCGCCGCCTCGTCGAGGCGGGCGGACGCGAGGAGCGCGACCCGTATCTCCGG from the Halogeometricum rufum genome contains:
- a CDS encoding thermonuclease family protein, which translates into the protein MSRLAALAVALLLITAGCTSAGPQSSNDSDVKTQVSTANAQTATDSGTASTTDVATDAQQAAAEGETAQASEEGGGASDEADAGTSSPTDASADSGDDANDNSDDDASDDDSNDSNGSSGSNDDSNNSSDDDSNDSNDSNDDASDDDDSSADTDTGAQSNAAPESTNDSADNGTMTSTSNATTTATPGATSTSDSSPDDANRTEWTVTVVEVVEADTLRVEFPDGSVDEVRLVGVEAPDGQYEDDDFEGMPTDDGGEEWLDEWVSEATDFTRERVAGERVTIRVDSAADRRDSQGRLLVYLDAGGDTLNEQLVQQGHAQVSDHSFSKRARYEELATNAQHGYTGLWQFFEPNPLATEEPTESDESDDAEDDGEGDDAESEAEPAETTTTGTQSGSTETQTETADTETETRTDTQTATTTETQTETQTATVEPTDAEPETAQSTDSPTESLTETVTEILTETVSGEDDDSETTETASADSETTETTDATQTAETSDSESAAENDAAASETQANRDERADEAAADDGGSENADADDSQTDTSEEEDDADADDSDASNDDDETTADA
- a CDS encoding iron transporter, whose translation is MDRRRFLSAAGAAGVGSLAGCIGVPDLLERRSREPPVVADRPAAVYVPTHVDSMEMAGTTAVGDLRAAVTYSYPHRFWVVERDDGAFVTKRVAATAEDSVHLMVSVWEPETGLVVPNTGLSVAIRREGELVSQEVVYPMLSQRMGVHYGANFPLDGDGTYEVEVSVGGLDANRFGSFAGRFADPATGTVALEFATRTLNDITSESLADRQGERGAVRPMEMATIPVGRAPETLPGASLGRGTSGDAAFLGSVVSADRFGDDPYVVVSPRTPHNGLVLPGMALEASIDGGASFDGPLGAGLDPELGFHYGAPAPGLADGETAELRVETPPQVARHEGYETAFLDMPTVTLA
- a CDS encoding DUF7575 domain-containing protein translates to MERNSRKRPWLAAALGTLATGAGHVYLRRWKRAFGWLAVAVAAAVLLVQPAEMQAFVDGTGPVEPLYPVLSIVLASAFDAYLVARAQNEAARRAVEPDGTITHCPQCGKELDGDIDFCPWCTAELDEFRVADAPE